The Corticium candelabrum chromosome 18, ooCorCand1.1, whole genome shotgun sequence genome includes a region encoding these proteins:
- the LOC134193817 gene encoding next to BRCA1 gene 1 protein-like, with the protein MAQVSVKATCGEESRRFQIPSTTSWRSLEQQLRHLFALPAVGVRYRDEEGDEVSLSSEEELQEAFRVVKDVLVLRLLVEPLEKTATVGWHGQKRKKASGHCYYSQLAADVGAVKRQTEASRFKADEKQKKHGQLSSKQDENPTVRHDSLTVSHLQQAVRDEIRKNCCERTPSWFRSEMDKVAERIIGGVCNRMGTYRQQRLPIDSTVFYHDNIICDGCDQMIFGTRYKCGNCADYDLCERCEPLGLHSPYHVFIKFPQPVAPWVGRNKHGVLKPLLKHNLFAATRFESNEERKRRKREKKAEKAQVKDERKEEKREEKMKKKCAKMMQRKEMEDECGVNATAPDGQEMEEVHYNAVFIEDCNVYEDTHFSVGEEFEKRWIVKNIGTLPWDDDVVLSCLWGTIPYTNVLPVSHIQSGEETVVTVNFTAPTEPGKYESHWRLYHAGDSFGHCFWCSIIVDPITSSTNQTTSEDNKPVDLITFDANETQESASEDEDPRVLVRQPSVESFEAISAPVAAEETPCVDHVDERLLGQMAELRVKHDLIDVEMSSNYSVDSTEDFVVVPMPSCFDVSKPLMTHEPDVVEQAERDYPLLVALTNPSDASQLADTTHNETVVTDSVDVHQNVETSTNGSEPDNVSVPDEPQYSIHAPPPYHSPVDIYLDSSVTSIHDDALENPNSEDFDSRRSDEHGNPQLAEHIVSSPSLSQAGQPLYVPSQHLYELPRSKYVPPGPCDVPVLNIWKPPQPLSPLDQLFEMGFGDRKRNIQLLGEHNNDVQAVVQQLLADIDNDWSTKRH; encoded by the exons ATGGCTCAAGTCAGCGTCAAAGCTACGTGCGGCGAAGAATCCCGTCGCTTTCAGATTCCATCGACTACTTCATGGCGCAGTCTAGAGCAGCAG TTGAGGCACCTCTTTGCGCTTCCGGCTGTTGGCGTGCGCTACAGAGACGAGGAGGGAGATGAAGTGTCGCTAAGCAGCGAAGAAGAGCTGCAAGAAGCATTCAGAGTCGTCAAAGACGTGTTGGTTCTTAGGCTACTAGTCGAGCCGCTGGAGAAAACGGCGACTGTCGGATGGCACGGACAGAAACGAAAAAAG GCGAGTGGCCATTGCTATTACTCTCAGTTGGCTGCCGATGTGGGAGCCGTGAAGAGACAAACCGAGGCTTCACGTTTCAAGGCCGACgagaaacaaaagaaacacGGACAGTTGAGCAGTAAACAGGATGAGAATCCAACCGTACGACACGATTCCTTGACTGTGAGTCACCTACAGCAAGCCGTACGGGACGAGATCCGTAAAAACTGCTGTGAGAGAACGCCGTCTTGGTTTAGATCAGAGATGGACAAG GTTGCGGAAAGGATCATCGGTGGTGTGTGTAATAGAATGGGAACATACCGTCAACAGCGACTGCCAATTGATTCAA CTGTGTTTTATCATGACAACATCATTTGCGACGGATGCGATCAGATGATCTTTGGGACTCGGTACAAATGCGG GAATTGTGCCGATTATGATCTCTGTGAACGATGTGAGCCACTCGGTTTGCATAGTCCCTATCATGTCTTCATAAAATTCCCACAGCCTGTGGCACCATGGGTTGGGAGGAACAAGCATGGGGTACTGAAGCCACTCTTAAAGCACAATCTCTTTGCAGCAACACGATTTGAGAGCAACGAAGAGAGGAAGAGAAGGAAGAGGGAAAAGAAGGCAGAGAAAGCTCAGGTGAAGGACGAGAGGAAGGAGgagaagagagaagagaagatgaagaagaagtgTGCGAAGATGATGCAGAGGAAGGAAATGGAAGACGAATGTGGTGTGAACGCTACAGCACCAGACGGTCAAGAGATGGAGGA AGTACATTACAATGCTGTATTTATTGAAGACTGTAATGTCTATGAGGACACTCACTTTAGTGTCGGCGAAGAG tttgAGAAACGTTGGATTGTGAAGAACATTGGAACTTTGCCATGGgatgatgatgttgtt TTGAGTTGTCTATGGGGCACTATCCCATACACAAATGTCTTGCCTGTAAGTCACATTCAATCCGGTGAAGAAACCGTTGTCACAGTCAACTTCACAGCTCCAACCGAACCAGGCAAATACGAAAG TCACTGGCGTCTCTATCATGCTGGTGATAGTTTCGGTCACTGCTTCTGGTGTAGTATTATCGTCGATCCTATCACATCATCCACCAATCAGACCACATCTGAAGACAACAAGCCGGTTGACCTAATCACATTTGACGCGAACGAAACGCAAGAGTCTGCGTCGGAAGACGAAGATCCTCGTGTATTGGTGCGGCAGCCGTCGGTTGAGAGTTTTGAAGCGATATCAGCGCCCGTTGCTGCAG AAGAGACTCCGTGTGTGGATCATGTGGACGAAAGATTGCTCGGGCAAATGGCTGAACTCAGAGTCAAACACG ATCTCATTGATGTCGAAATGAGCAGCAATTACAGTGTTGACAGCACTGAGGACTTTGTTGTCGTTCCAATGCCTTCATGCTTTGACGTGTCAAAGCCACTTATGACACACGAACCAGACGTTGTTGAACAAGCCGAACGAGACTACCCGCTCTTGGTTGCTCTCACGAATCCATCGGATGCCTCACAACTAGccgacacaacacacaacgaGACGGTAGTTACTGACAGTGTTGATGTCCATCAGAATGTCGAGACGTCAACAAACGGAAGCGAGCCAGACAATGTGAGTGTCCCGGATGAGCCACAGTATTCCATCCACGCCCCACCTCCGTATCATTCTCCAGTTGATATCTACCTTGATTCATCCGTCACGAGTATCCACGACGACGCCCTCGAGAATCCAAACTCTGAAGACTTTGACAGTCGACGATCGGACGAGCACGGGAACCCACAACTTGCAGAGCACATCGTTTCTTCTCCGTCTCTATCACAAGCTGGCCAACCGTTATACGTTCCTTCACAGCATCTGTACGAGCTGCCACGGTCAAAGTACGTCCCTCCAGGCCCGTGTGATGTACCTGTACTGAATATTTGGAAGCCGCCGCAGCCGCTGAGCCCTCTTGATCAGTTATTTGAAATGGGATTTGGTGATCGGAAGAGAAACATCCAGCTGTTGGGGGAACACAACAACGACGTTCAGGCTGTCGTGCAGCAGCTCCTCGCCGATATTGATAACGACTGGTCGACTAAGAGGCACTGA